A portion of the Sphingobacterium spiritivorum genome contains these proteins:
- the lptC gene encoding LPS export ABC transporter periplasmic protein LptC, whose translation MTAFISILKHTLPLSIILWLGAILLHSCEPDLKEVDRIANMKKGEAVDISYGVTITYSDSALVKAVLTSPEMRVHHDTTSNYEFPKGVKIVFYDALGKESQQIVSDYAIQREKQKTTTFKKNVVITRIDGSIIKTEELIYDENSDSFYNHVMITGFFKDGRGNLQGSSFTSDADFKDVRIQNATGLYYIQDNSAFPSFGN comes from the coding sequence ATGACAGCATTCATTTCTATATTAAAACATACACTGCCCCTATCGATAATATTATGGTTAGGGGCAATCTTATTACACTCCTGCGAGCCCGATCTTAAAGAAGTAGACCGTATCGCCAATATGAAAAAAGGAGAGGCTGTAGACATCTCTTACGGCGTCACGATTACATATAGTGATTCTGCACTGGTAAAAGCGGTACTGACCAGTCCGGAAATGCGCGTTCATCATGACACAACAAGTAATTACGAATTTCCAAAAGGCGTAAAAATTGTATTTTATGATGCTCTTGGTAAAGAAAGTCAACAGATTGTATCGGATTATGCGATCCAGCGGGAAAAGCAGAAAACAACTACCTTCAAAAAGAATGTAGTCATCACCCGGATTGATGGTTCCATCATAAAAACAGAAGAACTTATTTATGATGAAAACTCCGATTCGTTTTATAACCACGTGATGATCACAGGTTTCTTTAAAGATGGCAGAGGTAATCTACAGGGATCATCTTTTACATCAGATGCTGACTTTAAAGATGTCCGGATTCAGAATGCAACAGGTTTATACTACATTCAGGACAACTCAGCATTCCCTTCTTTTGGCAATTAG